AGTCCTAAACCTGTCCCGCCGCTCTCGCGTCCACGACCCTTATCGACCCGATAAAAGCGCTCGAAGATTCGAGGCAGGTGCTCAGCGGAGATCCCGGGACCGTTATCTGAGACGGTAATCAAAATAGTATTATCGTTTTGTACTGAATCAATGTTGACCGTGCTTCCTTCATTGCAGAATTTGATCGCGTTATCCATCAGATTGACAATGGCCTGTTCCAGCAGTGAGGGATTGACCTTTCCTTTTAAAGTCGGGTCGCATGAGACTTTAACAGAAATATTTTTCGTGTCGGCAGACTCTGTGGTCTGATCTACCGCCTGACTAATAATTTCGAGTATTTTATTCGATTCAAGCTGGATACCTGATTTTTCTGTCAATTGCTCAATTCGAGATAAACTCAGCAAGTCTTCGATGATGGCATTTAGTCTGTCGACCTGACGCAGAATGATATCGAGAAAGCGCTGCTGCTCAGCATGATTTTCGAGTTCTCCGTCTATCATCGTCTCAACATAGCCTTTAATCGATGTTAATGGAGTACGGAGTTCATGCGAGACATTGGCCACAAACTCGCGCCGTACATTTTCCAGTTTCCTAATACGCGTGACATCGTTGAGCACAATAAGCACACCGATACCCCGGCCCTGAGCATTCCGAAGTATTGTGCCATGCGCCTGGAGTATTCGCTCGGGTCGAAATCCATCGCTGATAGCGATCTCGTCTTCAACTGGAAGAGTCCCCCCTCGTGCGCGAGACACTAAATTCAGCAACTGGCTGTTTCTGATTATTTCCTGTATACTTCGCCCGAGCGCATTGGCTGGGTCAACGCCAATAAGTTGTCCGGCGGTTCGATTGAGATTGATAAGCCGGTCATCGCTGTCAATGGCGAGCACCCCTTCGACCATGCTTGAAAGGATGGCATCCTGTTCATTTCTCTGCTGTGTCATCACGCCCATTCGTTCATTCAATTGCGATGACATCGTATTGAGAACTTCGGCCAGCCCGCCGATTTCCTCGGAGTCTGGAACAGGAAGGCGAAGGTTCAGTTCGCCGCTTGAAAACCTCTCTGCGCCGCGTTTGATAAGTTCAATCGGACGGCTAATTCGACGCGCGACATAGAGACTTGCCGCCCCGACAATAAGCGCCAGCAAAATACATCCAAAGCCAAGCTGGATATACATTTCCCTCAATGTCTTATCAATGGCTGTGGTCGGGATGGCGCTTCGCACAACTGCAATGACCTTGCCGTCACTGTTTTTTACCGGAATGGCCACATACAGCAGAGGCTTGCCGACTGTCACGCTATGCCGCCGGATTGTGCCGACTTTGCCCGTGAGGGCTTGAATTACCTCAGGGCGGGTCGCGTGATTATCCATTGCGGCGGGGTTCTCATGGGAATCCCCGATGACCACTCCATCAGAAAGAATGACCGTCAGACGTGACTGTGATATTTCTCCAATCGCCTTGCACACGCTATCCACATAGGCGCTATCTTCAAGGCCGAAATGGTCATTCAACTGCTGGCGGGCGAGCATCGCTTGTCTTTCAAGCCCTTCAGTCGTTTGCTCGATATAAAAAGTCCGGAGCGATCCAATAGCATAGAGCCCTATTATAATTAGACATACGAGGGTGATTACGAGGTACGAGGGATAAAGCTGCCAAAAAAAACGGCGACGAGACATAGGCTATTCCCTAAAACGGTATCCGACGCCGCGAACAGTTTCGATATGCTTTCCGGATTTACCGAGCTTCTTTCTCAGCCCGACAATTTGAACATCGACCGAGCGGTCGGTTACAATAACATCGGATCCCCGCACGGCGTTGACAATCTGGTAGCGGGTGAAGACCCACCCGGGGCGGGTAGCCAGCGCATGGAGAAGCCTGAATTCAGTGTTTGTAAGGCTTACAAGTTCGGCATTTGCGATGACCTCGCGCCGCCCCGGTGCAATGGTCAGATCGTCAAATGTAAGAATGTCATCGATACCAGCCAGAACGGTTGATTTTCGTCTGAGCACTGCTTTCAGGCGGGCGAGGACGACCCTGGGGCTGAATGGTTTGGTGATATAGTCATCGGCCCCCAATTCCAGACCGGAGACGATATCGGCCTCCTCCCCTTTGGCTGAAAGCATCACAATTGCGGCCTGTTTTGTTGTTTGGTCATTTTTAAGGATTTTGCAGACTTCCAGACCATCGATTCCAGGAAGCATAAGATCAAGCAGGATAATTTGAGGCGGGTTGGCTCGGGCGGCCTCAAGTCCCGCTTCGCCAGAGGGTGCGACAGACACTGCATAGCCTTCGCGTTCAAGATTAAACCTGATAAGCTCACGAATGTCAGCTTCGTCTTCTATGACAAGGATTCGTTCTTTGGCCATATCATATCCAGAAACAAGGGAGCCTTCATATTTAAGGGCTCAGTATACCAGAGGAGGGAGATACTTGTCAAAGGAGAAGAAATGCCTTCTTGACAGAGGGCAAAAGTGATAGCTATCTTCACGTTTTACAGATTAACCGTTAACGATCGGGAATGGATTCATGAACGTACGTTTTTTAACTGTCTCATTGGTAATTTTAGGACTGGCTCTTGCCGGATGCAACAAGGATGACAAATCCGACGCTCAGACCGAGGGCCAGACGACCGCGCAGGATGAAATCCTGATCGGCGCTTATCTCTCTTTAACGGGAACAACGGCCACATTTGGGCTGTCCACTCAAAAAGGGGTTGAAATTGCTGTCGATGAAGTAAATCAGGCTGGCGGTGTGCTGGGCAAAAAGATTCGACTCCTAACTGAAGACACTCAGTCGAAACCCGAAGAAGCCGCGCTTGCTACAACCAAACTTATCACCCGCGACCATGTAAAGGCGTTAATTGGTGAGATTGCCTCATCGCGGACTCTGGCCGCCGCACCAATCGCACAGGCGAATAAAATACCGATGATTACCCCCGGTTCGACCAATCCCGAAGTCACCAAAAAAGGGGATTATATTTTCCGTGTCTGCTATATCGACTCCTTTCAGGGAGAGGTCCTTGCCAAGTTTGCCTATAATTCACTGAACGCAGGAAAAGTGGCGATTCTCGAAGATGTGAAAAATGATTACAGCATCGGGCTTGCCCAATTCTTCGCCGACAAATTTAAAGAACTCGGCGGGACAATTATTGCTACCCAGGCATACAGTGAGGGTGACGCTGATTTCAATGCGCAATTGACATCGCTCAAGAGCTCGACGCCTGATCTTATTTTTGTGCCCGGCTACTACCAGGAGGCGGCTTTGATAGTCAAACAAGCTCGCGGGTTGAACATGACGATGCCCTTCCTCGGCGGCGATGGATGGGATTCCAATGAGCTGGTTGAGATCGGCGGCGAGGCCATGAACAACACCTATTTCGGCAATCATTATGCCCAGGATGACACCAGCAAAGTTGTTCAGGAGTTTGTCGCCAAATTCAGAGGCCGGTATCAAAATGAAACTCCCGATGCAATGGCGGTGCTTGGATACGATGCCGCAAATATACTTTTCGATGCGATTAAGCGGGCGGGCAGTGATGAAAGCACCAAAATTCGCGATGCTTTGGCAACAACCACCGATTACCCCGGAGTTGCTGGCCGCACGACTATCGACAGCGATAGAAACGCCAAGAAATCACTGGTGATTATCGCGATAAACGATGGCCAGCTTCGTTTCTACGAATCGGTACAACCGTAAGCCTTTACAAAATCATTGGCGCTTGAAACTGAAATAATACGGTCATGTTTTTGGCCGGAGAAAGACTATACGGAACCGGCGGCTTCGAGGCCGCCGGTTCTTTTGCGTCCTAACCAGTTGACACCGCCAGCAGGATCTATACTCTGATGTATCCCAGATTTAACTTTCGGCCATATTACTTCATAGGTCTTCATGAGTGAACTGCTGCAACAGATAGTCAATGGCATCTCGCTCGGCAGCATTTATGCTCTGATAGCCCTTGGGTACACCATGGTCTATGGCATCCTGCGCTTTATCAATTTTGCGCACAGCGATATTTTCATGATTGGGGCTTTCACCGGATACTATCTCGGGCCGCATATTGTCGAGATCTGTGGTGGAAATCTCCTCTTTGCGGGACCGCTGACATTGGTTGCGGCAATGATAATCTGCTCGCTTCTCGGTGTCATCATTGAAAAGCTTGCCTACAAACCCCTTCGAGGCCGGCCCACGATAACCGTTCTCATCACAGCGATTGGTGTTTCATTTTTTCTGGAATACGGCGGCCAGCTTGTATTTGGCCCTGACCCAAAACCTTTTCCAGATCTTATTCCCAAGACCACGCTCATTGATTCAAACAATATCGTTATCGGCAGCACCCCCATTGTTGTCATCGGCACCGCCATTGGATTGATGCTTCTGCTTCGCTTCATTGTCTTGCGTACCCGCATCGGAACAGCGATGCGGGCGTTGTCGTATAACCTTCAAGCCGCGCGGCTGATGGGAATAAATATCAATCGGGTTGTCACCTTTACTTTTATCCTCGGGTCATCGCTTGCCGCGGCGGCGGCCATTTTGTACGCTTCGGTTTACCCAAGTATCAATCCGCTTATGGGAATATTCCCGGGGCTTAAAGCCTTTGTTGCCGCGGTACTGGGCGGCATCGGCAATCTGGTCGGCGCGGCTTTGGGCGGACTTATTATCGGTCTGACCGAAACGATGGTCACCGGGTACATTTCTTCAACCTACCGTGATGCCATTGCATTCGGCATTCTCATCCTCATCCTTCTTTTCAAACCAGCCGGTCTCCTTGGTCGGAACGAGTCGGAGAAAGTCTGATGTCAAAAGGGAAAAGCTCGGCGATCATCCTCGGGATTACCCTTCTCCTGGCGCTGATTCTGTCACAATTTGAATCATCTTTTAATGGTTATTATTTCCAGATAATTATATATGCGGGTGTCAATATCATCCTGGCCGTTTCGCTGAATCTGGTCAATGGCTTTACCGGGCAATTTTCATTGGGACATGCGGGATTCATGGCAATCGGCGCCTATACAACGGCGGTAGTGACTTCGCAGATGGGAGCAGCGGCAGGAGGCGACACGTCAGCGATGTTTATTTTTCCGATCGCCCTTGCATGCGGAGGATTGACGGCCGCGTTTTTTGGCCTGCTTGTGGGGATTCCGAGTCTTCGACTGCGGGGCGACTATTTGGCGATTGTCACACTCGGGTTTGGCGAGATCATTCGGGTAGTCATTCAAAACATTGATTTTCTCGGTGGAGCGCGGGGTTTTACGGGGATTGCGAAACTGACAAGTTTCTTTTGGGTCTTCGCTGTGGTGGCTGTAGTCATCTTTGTGATTTCAAATCTCATCCACTCAACCTACGGCAAAGGTTTTCTTGCGGTGCGCGACGATGAAATAGCCGCCGAAGCGATGGGCATAAATACCACGCGCTACAAAGTAATCGCCTTCGTGACTGGCGCTTTCTTTGCCGGGGTTGCCGGCGGACTGTACGCGCATTTTGTGACATATATAAATCCATCACAGTTTAGTTTTGTGAAATCGATCGAGATTGTAGTCATGGTGATTGTCGGCGGGATGGGACATAATATCGGGGTTATGATCTCTGCGATTATTCTCACAGTATTGCCTGAAGCGCTCAGACCCATTGCGGAATACCGCATGGTTATTTATTCGCTTGCTCTGGTTTTTCTGATGATACTTCGCCCGCAGGGGCTTTTCGGCGAAATAAAGTGGCTAACAGCGTTAATAGAAAAGCGCAAACTTCGCGCTGAAGCTCAGCGAGCAAAGTCCTGAAATGAAATCCGACATACTTACCATTTCAAACTGTTCGATGCGTTTCGGCGGACTGACGGCCGTATCAAGCCTCGAGTTGGCGATACCGTCCGATGGTCTTGTC
This window of the Candidatus Zixiibacteriota bacterium genome carries:
- a CDS encoding ATP-binding protein, coding for MSRRRFFWQLYPSYLVITLVCLIIIGLYAIGSLRTFYIEQTTEGLERQAMLARQQLNDHFGLEDSAYVDSVCKAIGEISQSRLTVILSDGVVIGDSHENPAAMDNHATRPEVIQALTGKVGTIRRHSVTVGKPLLYVAIPVKNSDGKVIAVVRSAIPTTAIDKTLREMYIQLGFGCILLALIVGAASLYVARRISRPIELIKRGAERFSSGELNLRLPVPDSEEIGGLAEVLNTMSSQLNERMGVMTQQRNEQDAILSSMVEGVLAIDSDDRLINLNRTAGQLIGVDPANALGRSIQEIIRNSQLLNLVSRARGGTLPVEDEIAISDGFRPERILQAHGTILRNAQGRGIGVLIVLNDVTRIRKLENVRREFVANVSHELRTPLTSIKGYVETMIDGELENHAEQQRFLDIILRQVDRLNAIIEDLLSLSRIEQLTEKSGIQLESNKILEIISQAVDQTTESADTKNISVKVSCDPTLKGKVNPSLLEQAIVNLMDNAIKFCNEGSTVNIDSVQNDNTILITVSDNGPGISAEHLPRIFERFYRVDKGRGRESGGTGLGLAIVKHIALAHGGTVEVESQIGVGSSFIIKLPKVADDFN
- a CDS encoding response regulator transcription factor — encoded protein: MAKERILVIEDEADIRELIRFNLEREGYAVSVAPSGEAGLEAARANPPQIILLDLMLPGIDGLEVCKILKNDQTTKQAAIVMLSAKGEEADIVSGLELGADDYITKPFSPRVVLARLKAVLRRKSTVLAGIDDILTFDDLTIAPGRREVIANAELVSLTNTEFRLLHALATRPGWVFTRYQIVNAVRGSDVIVTDRSVDVQIVGLRKKLGKSGKHIETVRGVGYRFRE
- a CDS encoding ABC transporter substrate-binding protein, yielding MNVRFLTVSLVILGLALAGCNKDDKSDAQTEGQTTAQDEILIGAYLSLTGTTATFGLSTQKGVEIAVDEVNQAGGVLGKKIRLLTEDTQSKPEEAALATTKLITRDHVKALIGEIASSRTLAAAPIAQANKIPMITPGSTNPEVTKKGDYIFRVCYIDSFQGEVLAKFAYNSLNAGKVAILEDVKNDYSIGLAQFFADKFKELGGTIIATQAYSEGDADFNAQLTSLKSSTPDLIFVPGYYQEAALIVKQARGLNMTMPFLGGDGWDSNELVEIGGEAMNNTYFGNHYAQDDTSKVVQEFVAKFRGRYQNETPDAMAVLGYDAANILFDAIKRAGSDESTKIRDALATTTDYPGVAGRTTIDSDRNAKKSLVIIAINDGQLRFYESVQP
- a CDS encoding branched-chain amino acid ABC transporter permease; this encodes MSELLQQIVNGISLGSIYALIALGYTMVYGILRFINFAHSDIFMIGAFTGYYLGPHIVEICGGNLLFAGPLTLVAAMIICSLLGVIIEKLAYKPLRGRPTITVLITAIGVSFFLEYGGQLVFGPDPKPFPDLIPKTTLIDSNNIVIGSTPIVVIGTAIGLMLLLRFIVLRTRIGTAMRALSYNLQAARLMGININRVVTFTFILGSSLAAAAAILYASVYPSINPLMGIFPGLKAFVAAVLGGIGNLVGAALGGLIIGLTETMVTGYISSTYRDAIAFGILILILLFKPAGLLGRNESEKV
- a CDS encoding branched-chain amino acid ABC transporter permease, which gives rise to MSKGKSSAIILGITLLLALILSQFESSFNGYYFQIIIYAGVNIILAVSLNLVNGFTGQFSLGHAGFMAIGAYTTAVVTSQMGAAAGGDTSAMFIFPIALACGGLTAAFFGLLVGIPSLRLRGDYLAIVTLGFGEIIRVVIQNIDFLGGARGFTGIAKLTSFFWVFAVVAVVIFVISNLIHSTYGKGFLAVRDDEIAAEAMGINTTRYKVIAFVTGAFFAGVAGGLYAHFVTYINPSQFSFVKSIEIVVMVIVGGMGHNIGVMISAIILTVLPEALRPIAEYRMVIYSLALVFLMILRPQGLFGEIKWLTALIEKRKLRAEAQRAKS